In one Magallana gigas chromosome 7, xbMagGiga1.1, whole genome shotgun sequence genomic region, the following are encoded:
- the LOC105340320 gene encoding serine/threonine-protein kinase SBK1 isoform X2 has product MENNLISPEEDQQNLINVRKSPRCSTSENLLNLSLKEHYDIIKELGKGTYGKVVLAKCKETGTNVALKVLSKSSVKIRDFQREFNFSYFLSPHMNIVDTYNVAFETKTAYVFAQEYAIYGDLFDMIQPQTGLSESDVKKIVKQVASALDFMHSESLVHRDVKPENILVFEQGFHRVKLMDFGMTRKEGTLIRKVNGSIPYTPPEICEALRNENITVTTGGDVWAFAVLLFCMMTGNFPWENAETSDVYYTEFVNWQRRKTTKTPSQWKKFTPRMMRIFRKMLEPKVERRCDIKEIYKYLNDTWTRPTKESDAEEESCSTDSDHMDQLTSILQNHGIETHIDKRLRERRISEWLLAL; this is encoded by the coding sequence ATGGAAAATAATCTGATATCTCCGGAAGAGGATCAGCAAAACCTCATAAATGTCCGGAAATCTCCGAGATGTAGCACATCGGAAAATCTGTTGAACTTGTCCTTGAAAGAACATTATGACATTATCAAGGAACTTGGAAAAGGAACGTATGGTAAAGTGGTTCTGGCCAAATGCAAAGAAACTGGAACAAACGTCGCTCTGAAGGTGCTCTCAAAAAGCAGCGTGAAAATCCGAGATTTCCAACGAGAGTTTAATTTCAGTTACTTCCTGTCACCTCATATGAACATAGTGGACACATACAATGTGGCATTCGAGACCAAAACAGCATACGTCTTTGCCCAAGAATACGCCATCTACGGCGATTTGTTTGATATGATTCAACCTCAAACTGGTCTTTCAGAAAGCGACGTTAAGAAAATAGTCAAACAAGTAGCATCTGCATTAGACTTCATGCACAGTGAAAGTCTCGTTCACAGAGACGTCAAGCCCGAAAACATTCTTGTGTTTGAGCAAGGTTTTCACCGCGTTAAACTAATGGACTTCGGCATGACCCGAAAAGAAGGAACCTTGATTCGTAAAGTTAATGGAAGCATTCCCTATACCCCGCCCGAAATCTGCGAAGCCCTTCGGAACGAGAACATTACGGTGACAACAGGCGGAGATGTGTGGGCGTTCGCTGTGTTATTGTTTTGTATGATGACCGGAAACTTTCCATGGGAGAACGCGGAGACATCGGACGTATATTACACGGAGTTTGTGAACTGGCAAAGGAGAAAAACGACCAAAACACCGTCCCAGTGGAAGAAGTTTACACCGCGGATGATGCGAATCTTCCGGAAAATGTTGGAACCGAAAGTGGAAAGGCGTTGTGACATCAAGGAAATCTACAAATATCTAAATGACACGTGGACACGACCCACGAAAGAAAGCGACGCCGAAGAGGAGTCGTGTTCAACGGACAGTGACCATATGGACCAACTCACGAGTATTCTTCAGAATCACGGGATCGAAACCCATATAGACAAACGCTTGAGAGAACGTCGAATTTCCGAGTGGTTGTTGGCTTTATAA
- the LOC105340320 gene encoding serine/threonine-protein kinase SBK1 isoform X1: protein MKESEKKESGQTGKMENNLISPEEDQQNLINVRKSPRCSTSENLLNLSLKEHYDIIKELGKGTYGKVVLAKCKETGTNVALKVLSKSSVKIRDFQREFNFSYFLSPHMNIVDTYNVAFETKTAYVFAQEYAIYGDLFDMIQPQTGLSESDVKKIVKQVASALDFMHSESLVHRDVKPENILVFEQGFHRVKLMDFGMTRKEGTLIRKVNGSIPYTPPEICEALRNENITVTTGGDVWAFAVLLFCMMTGNFPWENAETSDVYYTEFVNWQRRKTTKTPSQWKKFTPRMMRIFRKMLEPKVERRCDIKEIYKYLNDTWTRPTKESDAEEESCSTDSDHMDQLTSILQNHGIETHIDKRLRERRISEWLLAL from the coding sequence TGAAAAGAAAGAGAGCGGGCAGACCGGAAAGATGGAAAATAATCTGATATCTCCGGAAGAGGATCAGCAAAACCTCATAAATGTCCGGAAATCTCCGAGATGTAGCACATCGGAAAATCTGTTGAACTTGTCCTTGAAAGAACATTATGACATTATCAAGGAACTTGGAAAAGGAACGTATGGTAAAGTGGTTCTGGCCAAATGCAAAGAAACTGGAACAAACGTCGCTCTGAAGGTGCTCTCAAAAAGCAGCGTGAAAATCCGAGATTTCCAACGAGAGTTTAATTTCAGTTACTTCCTGTCACCTCATATGAACATAGTGGACACATACAATGTGGCATTCGAGACCAAAACAGCATACGTCTTTGCCCAAGAATACGCCATCTACGGCGATTTGTTTGATATGATTCAACCTCAAACTGGTCTTTCAGAAAGCGACGTTAAGAAAATAGTCAAACAAGTAGCATCTGCATTAGACTTCATGCACAGTGAAAGTCTCGTTCACAGAGACGTCAAGCCCGAAAACATTCTTGTGTTTGAGCAAGGTTTTCACCGCGTTAAACTAATGGACTTCGGCATGACCCGAAAAGAAGGAACCTTGATTCGTAAAGTTAATGGAAGCATTCCCTATACCCCGCCCGAAATCTGCGAAGCCCTTCGGAACGAGAACATTACGGTGACAACAGGCGGAGATGTGTGGGCGTTCGCTGTGTTATTGTTTTGTATGATGACCGGAAACTTTCCATGGGAGAACGCGGAGACATCGGACGTATATTACACGGAGTTTGTGAACTGGCAAAGGAGAAAAACGACCAAAACACCGTCCCAGTGGAAGAAGTTTACACCGCGGATGATGCGAATCTTCCGGAAAATGTTGGAACCGAAAGTGGAAAGGCGTTGTGACATCAAGGAAATCTACAAATATCTAAATGACACGTGGACACGACCCACGAAAGAAAGCGACGCCGAAGAGGAGTCGTGTTCAACGGACAGTGACCATATGGACCAACTCACGAGTATTCTTCAGAATCACGGGATCGAAACCCATATAGACAAACGCTTGAGAGAACGTCGAATTTCCGAGTGGTTGTTGGCTTTATAA